ATTCCTTTACTAAACTTGTTAATAATTTACTAAACTCATATAGTATTGATCAGTCTTGTAATTTAGTGCGCTCTTGTTAGATTTTTGCATACTATTTCCCTTTGTTAATAATGCCCCGGATTGTagactggtactccctccgtaaagaaatataagagcgtttagatcactaaagtagtgatctaaacgctcttatattcctTTATAGAGGGGGTACTTTTGAAGCCATGCAGTAAACGGTATGTCTGAACTGATGAATGTATTGTTTCCCTTTGCTGAATTATTTACCCGCACAGTCGAACTTTGCTACATTGGACGAAAGCACGGGGGTTATCGTCAGCAGGAGGGCGGATAGGCACTTTGAGGAGGAAGGCCCAATCCTCTGTGCTGCATTAGATGGAATGAAGCTCCCATCATTTCCCGAATATGAAGTGAGAGTCAGGTGCACCATCTATTCATGCTGAGCATTAATGTGTTATTATTGGTTTTCCTATTCCCATAATTTACACCTCTTTCTACAGGTACGCTACTGAGCACAGATGTGGTGTGGTTGTGAAAGGACCAAGGCTAAGTGGAAACATTTCCGGAACTGATCCGTTGAAAGACAACCGCTTGCATCTAAAGGCTGAACCTTTGGATGATTCGGAAGAAGCTAAAAACACCGCAGCTGTGGTTAACGAGCTCTCTAAGGAGATCACACGTATACTGGTTTCTCAACCCATCAATGCAAAGCGTGCTGTCGAGAGGAAGAATATTGCTAATGTTGTGCTATTGCGAGGCTGTGGTATCCGGATTGAGGTTAGTGAACTCAAAAAAAAAAATTCTCGTACAATTACTAATTCCTAGAATGGGGTGTTATCTGTCCATATAAATAGATAATTCCAGGAGTAAATAAGTAAAGTATTGATATAATTGGAATTGCGGAAGCAGTGCAACTCGCTGGAGGTAGCAATATCAAAATGAGAGATAGATTCGGAAAGATTTGCACAGTGATCTTTGCTTTCGAGTACCATGGTTCAATCCCATCAAAATAAGTATAATCCTGATCTGATTCTTGAGTTCTAATGCTGAATTTTTACCAACTTAAGCTTAGAGCATCTTGTCATCATAACACATATAGGAACACGCTTTTGGCCAACATCTGCATTGGCTCTTCCAAATCTATTGAAGATTACTCCGGCGAGCATAAGAGTTTCCCATCTAAAGCATGCAAGAGTTCCCTGGTTATGATTTAACATGTTTTCTACCTACTGGAACTTGATGCTACTGGACTTCCTTTCTAATGAAGTTGCATGCACCTATACTAGGTACCTCCCTTTGAAACCAAGCATGGACTCACACCATGCATGGTAGCTCCTACCAAGATCATAGCCGGGCTGGGGCTGTCGTTGGGCATTGATATCCTTGAAGCACCTGGAGCAACTGGAGATTATAGAACTCTCTTAACTTCCAAGGCAAAAGCTATAGCCAAGGCACTCTCTGCTCCTCTGGACACACCACCTCGCGTTTTTGTGCCTGGAGAGGATGAATATAAAGCCGGAAGAGAAAATGGATACGACTTTGGTTTCTTGCACATCAAGGTTAAAATAAATATAGGCTCTCTTGAAAACTAGCATTAACTGTGTGATGCTGATAGTTTGTATTATAACGTTAGTGCAGGCTATTGATGATGCTGGCCATGACAAGGCTGTCAAGTTAAAGGTGCGAGGTCTGGAAGCTGTCGACCGGGCTATTGGTCAGCTTGCAAGGCTCCTGTGGGAAGCTGAGAAGTCGGGGCACTACCAGTACTTCCTCTGTGTCACTGGAGACCACTCTACTCCTGTTGAGTACGGAGACCACAGCTTCGAACCTGTCCCGTTTGCGATATGCCGGCTGAGAGATTTTGTGGGAGCAATTGGGGAGGGCAATGTGATGAATACCCCCCTCGACGATTTCCCGCTGCCTTCGGTTAAATCCGGAGAAGATTTAACTGATGATTCAGAACCAGCGGAACACAAGCCTGAGGAGCGTAAAGCTTTTAGCGGCGATACAGTGTGTGAATACACCGAGATTGCTGCTGCAAGGGGCTGCCTTGGGCGGTTCCCTGGAAGTGAGATGATGGGCATCATCAAGAAGTTCATGAAAGCAAAGAACGATTAACGCCAGTTCGATTGCTAACACTGTACTTGATCTTTGTAATAATGACAAATGGATAAACGACGCAGAACCAGCTTAATCCGATAGTAATAAAATCTATCATGGTTGAGGTAGAATGACATGTGGTTTGAATctgttcgcaactgccatgttacCCAGCGAATGTCCGCCGGGAATTGGCGTCCTAAGTTTAAgcctccttttttttccttttccctttcttGAGGCGTCCAGCTTATGAAACTTCTTTTTTCTAAGCTTACCAAACTTCTGAGGCCATATGTGGTCTTTATGCTGAATCCTCTGTGCCTACAGTGTAAGCTGTACAACAATATGCGGAGCATTATGTAGCTTGGCAAGAAGAATTTGGCACTATGTTCAGGCCCATATGAAGAAGGCACTGTTCATCCAAGAAACACATTACTCTCTCTTATCAACAGCTATAGATTGTGATGCAAATATCTTGGTCGCGCAAAGACTTGTATTGGAGCAGAGACAACGGAAGAGCATTCAGAATGCAATGATAAGAAACGAGTTAAATACCGTTTCATACGTACAGAAACATGAATACATCCGTAATCCCGAGCTAAAATTCCCTTGGCCACATAGAAAGCATAACACCAAGAACAGTAGCACCGAAATAGATCGAAATCAACATTGGATGTGACCAAACTAACAATGGAACCAATATACAGGTCAATCAGGAAAGAGAAACATGACAAACATACAGAAACAGAACATTTCCACCTGGCACTATCCACTGTTTTTAAGCAAGAGCAACCTTGGATAGGATTCAAAGGAACTGATGCAATCCGCAAGTACAAACATGAAACGTAATTACTCCAAAAAACGGCCATGAAATGTCAATAACACTTTCAGACGTACAGGTCTATGTATTTATGAAAATAAACGCACAATCTGCCTTTCCAGTGTATTACTCGAGAGAAAGCAAGGCAAAAAATGCAACTGGTCTGGACAATTGTCAGAGCGAGCAGAAGTCTTGTTGCCAAGAGGACAGATACATCGAGCAACCAGGAGAGATATATCCTTCAAAGAAGACCACGTCGCCTTTTGTAGTCGCTCACAGAGAGAGTTAGAGCATGCCTCCTTCCATCATTGTCAGGGATCTTGTAACCCATCGTTGCTTCTATCTTCTGCTTCCTCGCCATGTAGGCCTCAAACTGACCTTTGGGTCCACCATACTGCTCCAGAATAGCCAGTGATATAGGAAGTTCAAAATTATGTAGCGGATTCGTTTCTGTCCCGAGATCCAAAGGTGCGTTGGTATCAACCAGCTTCCCAGCTTCAGCTGCTGCCACCAGAGCTGAAGCTGTGACTGCTGTGCCAACTCGCACCCCACCCTTCACAGCTTCCGTCACAGCTATTACATTATCGCTGTTGCCATTGGCGGCTTCAGCATTTTCTGCTTCTCCTTCTGGCTTTGCTGCATAATAGTTCCTCGATCTTGTCCACCTCCTTGAGAAAGGATCATAACCAGCCTCTCCAGCCTTCAAACTTGTATTAACAGCTTTCATTTCTGATGCATTCTTGAAATTCTCAGCACGGTTCTTCCTGTTCATCTCCTCTAACTTTGCTGCCTTCTCGTTAGTTGACATTGGCTGAGCAATCTTCTGCAGATGACTCAACCTTGCACGGATCCTTTCTGCTTCTGCATCATCCCTCCGGACCAGGGCCATCTCCAACTGATCCCTCAACCTATCCTTCTCAGCAGCAACATTCATAGGACGTCTCACAGCTGATTTCTTCTCTCGCAGCATCTGCTGTACAGTAGCTGCTGAATACACATAATTGTAGGCCTTTATAATGTCTTCTTTCTTCTCCAGCACTTCCTGCCGGGTTGGTATGCGTACGCCATTCTTTTCAGCCTCTTGAAGCCACTCCTTGAACTCTTCTTCAAGGACAGGAGAGTCGGAGACCTGAGTCATCTGCCACCGAGCAGCATTAGCTTCATTATCCCATACAACATTGAGATACTTGCATGTTTCGTAACTCTCCAGTTTGTACTGCCGATCTGGGTCGTTAGCATCCACGTTTCTAACTATGCACAGCCTGTACTTGGGGGTGCCTGATTTTGTCTTGCCAATCCCAAGCCGCACAAAGCAACCAGATACAAGGTCCTCAAAAAAGGGTTCCATGAACCACTTCACCAGCTTTGACCTCCGAAGGGTTATGCTCTTCACATCATCAAACTTGAGAGGGTCAAGTCTACTTGGTGATTCGTCAAACTCATCATCCCGATTATCCTCAGCAATCCCAACATGGTTGTTCATCCTCCCCCTGTGACCGCCATCATTGCTACCATCGCTCGGGGGGGTTCCAGCCCTGCGTCTATTAGGCGAGCTGCCACTCTTGGGAACCAGATCCTTGAACCTGCTACGGTACGCCTCCGGATCCTGCTGCCTCATCCTCTTGGCTCGCAGCTCGTCGAGTGCGCTCTTGGTGGCAGACCTGTCAGTCCGGGCCGAGGCCCGCAGCCGGCTGGGCGGTGGGGGAGGGCTGTCCTTCCGGGCCTTGTCCGTCTTGGACGAGGACGCCCGTGCCAGCTTCTTGAGCTTGTAGTCGTCGATCCTGGTGCTCCGCTCCGCCAGGATCATCTCCCTCTGCAGCTCCGTCATGTTCTCCAGCTGCTCCTTGTCGTCCTCGTCCTTGTACAGGTCGCTCCCGACGGACGGCGCGCTGTCGGAGTCCTCACCCCCGCTCCGCCTCCCCTCGTCATCGGGATCCTCGTCGTCGTACCCTCCTCCTCCCCGGCCGCCGCCCTTCCCCGTCTGGTGCCTCTTCTTGAGCGGCACCTGCGACCCCGCCGGCAGCCTCTTCCTCGGGTTGCTCGGCGCAACGTCCGAGTCGGAGTCGCCGTCGTCCGAGCCATCGGAGCCGCTCCCGCCGGAGTAGGAGCCCCCAGCGCGGCGCCCGTGCTGCTGCCAGCGCTGGTTCGACTGCCGGGACTGGCCGTCCTTCCCCACGGTCCGACCCGCGGCCTGGAGGAGCAGATCGTCCAGGTTAGGGTCCGGCATCGGCGAtgacgctcctcctcctcctcctcctcctcctcctcctcctcctcaagaaaCCCTACAAGAACAATTCCCAATAGCAAATCGGGAAATAAACAGCCATGAGTACTCCACCGAGTAGCAAAAgtggagagggaggaagaagaTCTGCTGGATTACCTTGGagcttcggtggcggcggcgagaggtCGATGGACACCGTCGAACACGAGAGGGGAAAAGGAGGGGTTCTGATATGTTGTTGGGCCTTGGCAGCAGCAAAGAACTCAACAACGGGCCCGTTTATGATGCTGCCTCTTTGGGTTTTATACTTGTGGTTGATGGTATACACGATTGCTCCCCCATCAACTCGAAGAAAAAAAAACTCAAAGAAAAAAAGCATGATTgccccccctcaaaaaaaaaggaTATACACGATTGCTGCTAATATCTCCCCTCCCATACAATGGTTTGGAAGCAAGGTAAGGACCTTAGTAATTATGTTTTTTTTCACTAATATGTTTATGCCTATGAAGTTTTTCAACCAGATCAGGAGGTATTATCTCATGCGTGAAGGCGGGTTAATGAATAACTCTATATTAGCACCTTATTCAAGAGACGAGGTTCTAAATACGCTATTTGATATTGGGGATATAAAGATTATGACATATGCTTGGTGATGATCTGGTTAATTGCGGTGTTATATCATCTTGATGGAATGAAACTACAATTGTTACGGTCCCTAAAGTAAATTCTCCAGAGAAGAGGTAACTCATTTTGGACCCATCTGCTTGTGTAATGTGGTTAGTTATCTCAAAGATGCTTGTTGCCAGATTAAAATTAATACTTCCAAAGGTAATAGATCTAATTCGGAGAGCTTTTGTGCTAGGACGTCTTGCCACCAATAATGTTCTTGCGGCATATGAAGTTACCATACAAGTAATAATTAAAGGGGTGTGAAAGAAGGACTATGTGTGGCGAAATTGGGCATGCACAAGGCATATGATTGTATTGAATGGATTTTCTTGAGTGAAATTTTGCTGAGACTGGGATTCTATGTGGCATGGGTCAATTTGGCGATGTAGCGTGTTTCTACGGTAGAGTACGACATTTGGTTCAACTCTAAGGAATCTTAGGCTTTCACTCCCATGAGAAGTCTGAGACAGGATAACCCACTTTCACCCTACCTCTTTCTACTTTGCACAGAGGGGTTGGCAGCCCTGCTGTTAGATGCTCAAGAGACCGACAGTCTTAATGGGGTCAAAGTTTGTACGAATGCCTCTGTGATTAAAACCTTCTATTTGTTGTTGACTCTTTTAATATGAGAACAAATATTCAATATGCGGCAAGTTAGCATACTACCTTACATCTTATTGTGGAGCGTCTGGGGAAACCGATGAGTGTGAAAAAATTAAGCATCTTTTTAGTCCTAATACTAATGTGGCAATTTGGGAACAAATTTGCTCTACTTTACATTATGATAGAAGTGTTTAATGAGAAATATTTGGGGCTACCTACCATGGTCAGAATGAGTAAATTTGACTGTTTCCAACATTTAATTGATCAGGTTTGGCAGATGATTAATGGGTGGAAAGAGAAGCTTTTGCCTACTAGAGGTAAGGAggttaatgaaggaaatatgccctagaggcaataataaagttgttattttatatttccttattcatgataaaggtttattattcatgctagaattgtattgatcggaaacttaaatacatgtgtgaatacataaaacaaatgatgtgtccctagtaagcctctactagactagctcattgatcaaagatggttaaggtttcctaaccatagacatatgttgtcatttgataacgggatcacatcattaggagaatgatgtgatgggcaagccccattcgttagcttagcatattaatcgttcagtttattgctattgctttcttcatgtcaaatgcatattccttcgactatgagattatgcaactcccggataccggaggaatgccttgtgtgctatcaaacgtcacaacgtaactggatgatcataaagatgctctacaggtatctccgaaggtgtttgttgagttggcatagatcgagattaggatttgtcaccccagtatcggagaggtatctttggggcctctcggtaatacacaacaTAAGCTTGCAAGcgaatgactaaggagttagtcacgaggtgatgtattacggaacgagtaaagagacttgtcggtaacgagattgaactaggtatgaagataccgacgatcgaatctcgggcgagtaacataccgatggacaaagggaattatgtatattgtcataacagttcgaccgataaagatcttcgtagaatatgtaggagccaatatgggctttcaggttctgctattggttattaaccggagaggtgtctcggtcatgtctacatagttctcgaacccgtagggtccgcacgcttaacgttcgatgacgatatagtattatatgagttatgtgatttggtgatcgaatgttgttcggagtcccggatgagatcacgaacatgacagggagtctcgaaatggtcgagaggtaaatattgatatataggacgatgatattcagacaccggaagtgtttccgggggtaccgggtacttatcgggtcatcgaaggggttccgggcacccccggcaaaagatatgggccttatgggccaggagggtaaacacaccagccacaaggggctggtgcgccccccatattgaaggaaatatggcctagaggcaataataaagttgttatttatatttccttatatatcatgataaatgtttattattcatgctagaattgtattaaccggaaacttagtacatgtgtgaatacatagacaaacagagtgtccctagtatgtctctactagactagctcgttaatcaaagatggttaagtttcctgaccatagacatgtgttgtcatttgatgaacgtgatcacatcattagagaatgatgtgatggacaagacccatccgttagcttagcataatgatcgtttagttttattgttattgctttcttcatgacttatacatgttcctctgactatgagattatgcaactccagaatacgggaggaacaccttgtgtgctattgtcacatccctagctcctagcaatgcactaggctagcttcatgtgtgcatcatgtttaaattttgcctaaacttgaaatagggatgttcaaaccctagcaccaaatgaaatccaactaggatcacaatgaaatattttcaatgatcccaaaatgccctttggaaatgttcatcatttctgataaaggtaaaaacctctgccaaaaatgataaacatatttctaggtcatttttggatttttgaattaactcatattgtatttgaattggggcatttaaatcctataaatattttaaatgctctaataattctgaaactagttgagggctattgggaataatttcaacagtgcccacaaatattttcaggatttttggaaatgctctggcatttttaataaagccaaaacaattgcagaaaatagaaaacagaaaacaatagaaAGGTGA
This window of the Triticum aestivum cultivar Chinese Spring chromosome 5D, IWGSC CS RefSeq v2.1, whole genome shotgun sequence genome carries:
- the LOC123119825 gene encoding probable 2,3-bisphosphoglycerate-independent phosphoglycerate mutase: MAAAAGARSRVAFVLVDGIGDVTIPSLGGRTPLEAAAAPRLDAVAAAGVVGLMDPVEPGLACGSDTAHLSLLGYDPRVYYRGRGAFESMGAGLAMAPGDIAFKSNFATLDESTGVIVSRRADRHFEEEGPILCAALDGMKLPSFPEYEVRVRYATEHRCGVVVKGPRLSGNISGTDPLKDNRLHLKAEPLDDSEEAKNTAAVVNELSKEITRILVSQPINAKRAVERKNIANVVLLRGCGIRIEVPPFETKHGLTPCMVAPTKIIAGLGLSLGIDILEAPGATGDYRTLLTSKAKAIAKALSAPLDTPPRVFVPGEDEYKAGRENGYDFGFLHIKAIDDAGHDKAVKLKVRGLEAVDRAIGQLARLLWEAEKSGHYQYFLCVTGDHSTPVEYGDHSFEPVPFAICRLRDFVGAIGEGNVMNTPLDDFPLPSVKSGEDLTDDSEPAEHKPEERKAFSGDTVCEYTEIAAARGCLGRFPGSEMMGIIKKFMKAKND
- the LOC123119827 gene encoding protein RTF1 homolog, which gives rise to MPDPNLDDLLLQAAGRTVGKDGQSRQSNQRWQQHGRRAGGSYSGGSGSDGSDDGDSDSDVAPSNPRKRLPAGSQVPLKKRHQTGKGGGRGGGGYDDEDPDDEGRRSGGEDSDSAPSVGSDLYKDEDDKEQLENMTELQREMILAERSTRIDDYKLKKLARASSSKTDKARKDSPPPPPSRLRASARTDRSATKSALDELRAKRMRQQDPEAYRSRFKDLVPKSGSSPNRRRAGTPPSDGSNDGGHRGRMNNHVGIAEDNRDDEFDESPSRLDPLKFDDVKSITLRRSKLVKWFMEPFFEDLVSGCFVRLGIGKTKSGTPKYRLCIVRNVDANDPDRQYKLESYETCKYLNVVWDNEANAARWQMTQVSDSPVLEEEFKEWLQEAEKNGVRIPTRQEVLEKKEDIIKAYNYVYSAATVQQMLREKKSAVRRPMNVAAEKDRLRDQLEMALVRRDDAEAERIRARLSHLQKIAQPMSTNEKAAKLEEMNRKNRAENFKNASEMKAVNTSLKAGEAGYDPFSRRWTRSRNYYAAKPEGEAENAEAANGNSDNVIAVTEAVKGGVRVGTAVTASALVAAAEAGKLVDTNAPLDLGTETNPLHNFELPISLAILEQYGGPKGQFEAYMARKQKIEATMGYKIPDNDGRRHALTLSVSDYKRRRGLL